Below is a genomic region from Pseudomonas extremaustralis.
CCTGAACAACCAGCCGCAACTGCTGCTCGGCGCCGCATGTACCGCGCTGCTGGCGTTGTTGCTCGACGGCCTGGTGACCATGGCCAGCCGCCTCTGGCTGGAACGCGGGTTGCGTCCGTCTTAAGGACTGCAAAGGAATCGACATGAAAAAACTAAGCTTGATATTAGGCTGCGTCCTGCTGCTTGCAGGAATTGCGCAAGCCGCTGAAAAACCGGTGATCCGCATCGGCGCCCGGGTGTTCACCGAACAGACCCTGCTCGCCGAAATCACCTCCCAGTACCTGCGCACCAAGGGTTACGACACCCGTGTGACCGGCGGCCTGGGCAGCAACCTGGCGCGCAGTGCCCAGGAAAGCGGGCAACTGGACCTGATCTGGGAATACACCGGCGTGTCGCTGGTGGCCTACAACCACGTGGACGAGAAACTCGACAGCGAACAGTCCTACGCTCGAGTGAAAGAACTCGACGCGAAAAAAGGCCTGGTCTGGCTGTCGCCGTCGCGTTTCAGCAACACCTACGCCCTGGCGCTGCCGCAGAAGGTGGCCAAGGAACATCCTGAGATCAACAGCATCAGCGACCTCACCCAAGCCATGGCGCAAACCACCCAGGAACACCGCCTGGTCGCCCTGGACACCGAGTTCGCCAACCGCTCCGACGGTCTGGCCGGCATGGTCAAGCTCTACGACATGAACCTGACCCGCAAAAACACCCGGCAGATGGACGCCGGCCTGGTCTACACCGCCCTGCGCAACGGCCAAGTGTTTGCCGGTCTGGTCTACACCACCGACGGTCGCCTCAACGCCTTCAAATTGAAGCTGCTGGAGGACGACAAACACTACTTCCCGGACTACACCGCAGCCCCGGTGGTGCGTCAGGTTTATCTCGACGCCCATCCTGAACTGGCCGCAGAGCTTGCGCCACTGGCCGCGCTGTTCGATGACGAAACCATGCGTCAACTGAACGCGCGGGTCGACGTCGACCATGAAAGCCCGTCCGCCGTGGCCGCCGACTTCCTGCGCCAACATCCACTCAACTAAGAGGAGAAGACATGGAATTTTTAAACGCCTTTTCCCATCTTGATTGGGCCCAAGTCCTGCACTTGACCGGGCAGCACATCACCCTGGTCGGTATCGCCGTGATCCTCGCGATTGTCGTCGGCGTGCCCCTCG
It encodes:
- a CDS encoding glycine betaine ABC transporter substrate-binding protein encodes the protein MKKLSLILGCVLLLAGIAQAAEKPVIRIGARVFTEQTLLAEITSQYLRTKGYDTRVTGGLGSNLARSAQESGQLDLIWEYTGVSLVAYNHVDEKLDSEQSYARVKELDAKKGLVWLSPSRFSNTYALALPQKVAKEHPEINSISDLTQAMAQTTQEHRLVALDTEFANRSDGLAGMVKLYDMNLTRKNTRQMDAGLVYTALRNGQVFAGLVYTTDGRLNAFKLKLLEDDKHYFPDYTAAPVVRQVYLDAHPELAAELAPLAALFDDETMRQLNARVDVDHESPSAVAADFLRQHPLN